One window of Desulfarculus baarsii DSM 2075 genomic DNA carries:
- a CDS encoding VanZ family protein, with protein sequence MTVRARDNLLLALWLAFIVCCSLWGRLAGPYLEGPQNRARALGLVAVAGLAGLAWAVVGLRRLPEGRRAAAGWALAGGALALGLLAWSRANHIEAVHVVVFGVLGLLCWRWAGHFWLGQPRLWAALIFGAAIGAADEFLQHLLPWRVGDWRDVFTNGLSSTIVCLLAWRARPD encoded by the coding sequence GTGACCGTCAGGGCCCGCGACAACCTGCTGCTGGCCCTGTGGCTGGCCTTCATCGTCTGCTGTTCGCTGTGGGGTCGTCTGGCCGGCCCCTATTTGGAGGGCCCGCAAAACCGCGCCCGCGCCCTGGGCCTGGTGGCCGTGGCCGGCCTGGCGGGACTGGCCTGGGCCGTGGTCGGCCTGCGGCGGCTGCCGGAGGGCCGCCGCGCCGCCGCCGGCTGGGCGCTGGCCGGCGGCGCGTTGGCTCTGGGCCTTTTGGCCTGGAGCAGGGCCAACCACATCGAGGCGGTGCATGTGGTCGTTTTCGGCGTGCTGGGGCTGTTGTGCTGGCGCTGGGCCGGGCATTTCTGGCTGGGCCAGCCACGGCTGTGGGCGGCGTTGATCTTTGGCGCGGCCATCGGCGCGGCCGACGAGTTTTTGCAGCACCTGCTGCCCTGGCGGGTGGGCGACTGGCGCGACGTCTTCACCAACGGCCTTTCCTCGACCATTGTCTGCCTGCTGGCCTGGCGCGCCCGTCCGGATTAG
- a CDS encoding YnfA family protein, protein MVKTAGLFVVTALAEIIGCYLPYLWLRQGRSAWLLLPAALSLSLFAWLLTLHPAASGRIYASYGGVYVVTALLWLRFVDGARLTASDWLGAAITLAGMGVIVMGWQRA, encoded by the coding sequence ATCGTCAAAACGGCCGGGCTGTTCGTCGTCACGGCCCTGGCCGAGATCATCGGCTGCTATCTGCCCTATCTGTGGCTGCGCCAGGGGCGTTCGGCCTGGTTGCTCTTGCCGGCGGCGCTGAGCCTTTCGCTGTTCGCCTGGCTGCTGACGCTGCATCCGGCGGCCAGCGGCCGCATCTACGCCTCCTACGGCGGGGTCTACGTGGTCACGGCGTTGCTGTGGCTGCGTTTCGTCGATGGCGCGCGGCTGACGGCCAGCGACTGGCTGGGCGCGGCCATCACCCTGGCGGGCATGGGCGTCATCGTCATGGGCTGGCAAAGGGCCTGA
- the rpe gene encoding ribulose-phosphate 3-epimerase → MVMIAPSILSADFAALGEGVRQAADGGADWIHVDVMDGHFVPNLTIGPPVVAAIRKVCALPFDVHLMIETPDKYIEAFAAAGADWISVHAEACTHLQRTLAHIRDLGKKAGVALNPHTPLCVLENILDDLDYVLLMSVNPGFGGQSYIPANTPKTARLRRMIEQSGREILIQVDGGVSPATIGPVAAAGASVFVAGSAIYGDKDGVAAAIAKLRAAATA, encoded by the coding sequence ATGGTCATGATCGCCCCATCCATCCTCTCGGCCGACTTCGCCGCCCTGGGCGAGGGCGTGCGCCAGGCCGCCGACGGCGGGGCCGACTGGATCCACGTCGACGTCATGGACGGCCACTTCGTGCCTAACCTGACCATCGGCCCGCCGGTGGTGGCGGCCATCCGTAAAGTCTGCGCCCTGCCTTTCGACGTGCACCTGATGATCGAGACGCCCGACAAATACATCGAGGCCTTCGCCGCCGCCGGGGCCGACTGGATCAGCGTCCACGCCGAGGCCTGCACCCACCTGCAACGCACCCTGGCCCACATCCGCGACCTGGGCAAAAAGGCCGGCGTGGCCCTCAACCCCCACACGCCCCTGTGCGTGCTGGAAAATATCCTCGACGACCTGGATTACGTGTTGTTGATGAGCGTCAACCCCGGTTTCGGCGGCCAGAGCTACATCCCGGCCAACACGCCCAAGACCGCCCGCCTGCGCCGCATGATCGAACAAAGCGGCCGCGAGATCTTGATCCAGGTCGACGGCGGCGTAAGCCCGGCCACCATCGGGCCGGTGGCGGCGGCCGGGGCCTCGGTGTTCGTGGCCGGTTCGGCCATCTACGGCGACAAGGACGGCGTGGCCGCGGCCATCGCCAAGCTGCGCGCGGCGGCCACGGCCTAG